One window of the Polyodon spathula isolate WHYD16114869_AA unplaced genomic scaffold, ASM1765450v1 scaffolds_1709, whole genome shotgun sequence genome contains the following:
- the rela gene encoding transcription factor p65 isoform X1, which yields MDVFSWDSHVVMNQGMPGGIPSAPYVEVIEQPKQRGMRFRYKCEGRSAGSIPGEKSSDTTKTHPAIKIHHYSGPVRIRISLVTKTSPYKPHPHELVGKDCKEGYYEADLQDRRIHSFQNLGIQCVKKKDVSAAVNSRIRSQNNPFNVSEDEMRNEDYDLNAVRLCFQVYITQPNGELHRLDPVVSQPIYDNRAPNTAELKICRVNKNSGSCRGGDEIFLLCDKVQKEDIEVRFFRDSWEGKGHFSQADVHRQVAIVFRTPPYSSTALSEPVKVKMQLRRPSDKEVSEAMDFQYLPDDTDQYMVKEKRKRSQNAFNNFMLNASFPGASVMSQRPLATSRRNADLTRPQASMSQPVTPVVPARPPAPAPTLPSMGKPMNLFSQPSFSTSMDFSSQFRLNQPQEKQQQQQLSNTIFNPCPGQRSTAQVFSAPSQQPQASLPVQNLPGLPGTEYPTVNMSDLFDTQWVSFQSQEPQNAGGTQGKHDSSLGFESPAISSIGGMEFDSIPVDQTSITLEGIETEAFQKLLIDSQGHGELNQALEEAASGGERPQQPSLPAQGHIMMTYPRSILNLMNRGDDDEGGLGAFFTNPAAGNEIYNSMDDDERLMSILDQWPSLDGQPPV from the exons ATGGACG TGTTCAGTTGGGATTCCCATGTTGTTATGAATCAAG GAATGCCGGGAGGGATCCCCAGCGCTCCGTACGTGGAGGTCATCGAGCAGCCCAAACAGAGAGGCATGCGCTTCCGATACAAGTGCGAGGGCAGGTCCGCCGGGAGCATCCCTGGAGAGAAGAGCAGCGACACCACCAAAACACACCCTGCCATCAAG ATTCATCACTATTCTGGGCCAGTGCGAATAAGGATCTCTTTGGTGACTAAGACCTCCCCTTACAAACCTCACCCCCATGAGCTGGTGGGGAAGGACTGCAAAGAGGGCTACTATGAAGCTGACCTGCAGGACAGACGCATTCACAG TTTTCAGAACCTGGGGATTCAGTGTGTCAAGAAGAAGGATGTGTCTGCAGCTGTCAACAGCAGGATAAGGAGCCAGAACAACCCCTTCAACG TCTCCGAAGATGAGATGAGGAATGAGGATTACGACCTCAATGCTGTTCGGCTTTGTTTCCAGGTCTATATCACCCAGCCCAATGGAGAACTCCACAGACTGGACCCTGTAGTCTCCCAGCCTATCTACGACAACC GTGCTCCTAACACTGCAGAGCTGAAGATTTGCAGGGTGAATAAAAACTCTGGGAGCTGCAGAGGCGGAGATGAGATCTTCCTGCTGTGTGATAAAGTCCAGAAAG AAGACATCGAAGTGCGGTTCTTCCGAGACTCCTGGGAGGGGAAGGGGCATTTCTCCCAGGCCGACGTGCATCGCCAGGTGGCCATCGTCTTCCGCACCCCCCCCTACAGCAGCACGGCGCTGAGTGAGCCGGTCAAGGTGAAGATGCAGCTCCGCCGGCCGTCCGACAAGGAGGTCAGCGAGGCGATGGACTTCCAGTACCTGCCAGACGACACAG ATCAGTACATGGTGAAAGAGAAGAGGAAGAGGTCTCAAAACGCCTTTAATAACTTCATGCTGAACGCCAGCTTCCCTG GAGCCTCTGTAATGTCGCAAAGGCCTTTGGCTACAAGCAGAAGGAACGCAGACCTGACCAGACCACAAGCCAGCATGAGCCAGCCCG TGACTCCCGTGGTTCCTGCGAGACCACCTGCACCAGCCCCCACCCTGCCCTCAATGGGCAAACCCATGAACCTCTTCAGCCAGCCTTCCTTCTCCACTTCCATGGACTTCTCATCGCAGTTCAGGCTCAACCAACCgcaggagaagcagcagcagcagcagctcagcaACACTATCTTCAACCCCTGCCCAGGCCAACGCAGTACAGCCCAGGTCTTCTCGGCTCCCAGTCAGCAGCCCCAAGCCAGCCTCCCAGTGCAAAACCTCCCTGGGTTACCTGGAACGGAATACCCTACAGTCAACATGTCTGATCTGTTCGACACCCAGTGGGTCAGTTTCCAAAGCCAGGAGCCCCAGAACGCAGGGGGGACCCAAGGCAAGCACGACTCCTCCCTGGGCTTTGAGTCCCCGGCCATCTCCAGCATCGGCGGGATGGAGTTCGACAGCATCCCCGTGGACCAGACTTCCATCACCCTGGAGGGCATCGAGACTGAGGCCTTCCAGAAGCTGCTTATAGACTCCCAGGGGCACGGGGAGCTGAACCAAGCCCTAGAGGAGGCTGCCAGTGGTGGGGAACGACCCCAACAGCCCTCCCTCCCTGCCCAGGGCCACATCATGATGACCTACCCCAGGAGCATCCTGAACTTGATGAACAGAGGCGATGATGACGAGGGGGGCCTGGGGGCGTTCTTTACGAATCCGGCCGCCGGCAACGAGATCTACAACTCCATGGACGACGACGAGCGCTTGATGTCCATTCTGGACCAGTGGCCCAGTCTGGACGGCCAGCCGCCCGTTTAA
- the rela gene encoding transcription factor p65 isoform X2, with protein sequence MDVFSWDSHVVMNQGMPGGIPSAPYVEVIEQPKQRGMRFRYKCEGRSAGSIPGEKSSDTTKTHPAIKIHHYSGPVRIRISLVTKTSPYKPHPHELVGKDCKEGYYEADLQDRRIHSFQNLGIQCVKKKDVSAAVNSRIRSQNNPFNVSEDEMRNEDYDLNAVRLCFQVYITQPNGELHRLDPVVSQPIYDNRAPNTAELKICRVNKNSGSCRGGDEIFLLCDKVQKDIEVRFFRDSWEGKGHFSQADVHRQVAIVFRTPPYSSTALSEPVKVKMQLRRPSDKEVSEAMDFQYLPDDTDQYMVKEKRKRSQNAFNNFMLNASFPGASVMSQRPLATSRRNADLTRPQASMSQPVTPVVPARPPAPAPTLPSMGKPMNLFSQPSFSTSMDFSSQFRLNQPQEKQQQQQLSNTIFNPCPGQRSTAQVFSAPSQQPQASLPVQNLPGLPGTEYPTVNMSDLFDTQWVSFQSQEPQNAGGTQGKHDSSLGFESPAISSIGGMEFDSIPVDQTSITLEGIETEAFQKLLIDSQGHGELNQALEEAASGGERPQQPSLPAQGHIMMTYPRSILNLMNRGDDDEGGLGAFFTNPAAGNEIYNSMDDDERLMSILDQWPSLDGQPPV encoded by the exons ATGGACG TGTTCAGTTGGGATTCCCATGTTGTTATGAATCAAG GAATGCCGGGAGGGATCCCCAGCGCTCCGTACGTGGAGGTCATCGAGCAGCCCAAACAGAGAGGCATGCGCTTCCGATACAAGTGCGAGGGCAGGTCCGCCGGGAGCATCCCTGGAGAGAAGAGCAGCGACACCACCAAAACACACCCTGCCATCAAG ATTCATCACTATTCTGGGCCAGTGCGAATAAGGATCTCTTTGGTGACTAAGACCTCCCCTTACAAACCTCACCCCCATGAGCTGGTGGGGAAGGACTGCAAAGAGGGCTACTATGAAGCTGACCTGCAGGACAGACGCATTCACAG TTTTCAGAACCTGGGGATTCAGTGTGTCAAGAAGAAGGATGTGTCTGCAGCTGTCAACAGCAGGATAAGGAGCCAGAACAACCCCTTCAACG TCTCCGAAGATGAGATGAGGAATGAGGATTACGACCTCAATGCTGTTCGGCTTTGTTTCCAGGTCTATATCACCCAGCCCAATGGAGAACTCCACAGACTGGACCCTGTAGTCTCCCAGCCTATCTACGACAACC GTGCTCCTAACACTGCAGAGCTGAAGATTTGCAGGGTGAATAAAAACTCTGGGAGCTGCAGAGGCGGAGATGAGATCTTCCTGCTGTGTGATAAAGTCCAGAAAG ACATCGAAGTGCGGTTCTTCCGAGACTCCTGGGAGGGGAAGGGGCATTTCTCCCAGGCCGACGTGCATCGCCAGGTGGCCATCGTCTTCCGCACCCCCCCCTACAGCAGCACGGCGCTGAGTGAGCCGGTCAAGGTGAAGATGCAGCTCCGCCGGCCGTCCGACAAGGAGGTCAGCGAGGCGATGGACTTCCAGTACCTGCCAGACGACACAG ATCAGTACATGGTGAAAGAGAAGAGGAAGAGGTCTCAAAACGCCTTTAATAACTTCATGCTGAACGCCAGCTTCCCTG GAGCCTCTGTAATGTCGCAAAGGCCTTTGGCTACAAGCAGAAGGAACGCAGACCTGACCAGACCACAAGCCAGCATGAGCCAGCCCG TGACTCCCGTGGTTCCTGCGAGACCACCTGCACCAGCCCCCACCCTGCCCTCAATGGGCAAACCCATGAACCTCTTCAGCCAGCCTTCCTTCTCCACTTCCATGGACTTCTCATCGCAGTTCAGGCTCAACCAACCgcaggagaagcagcagcagcagcagctcagcaACACTATCTTCAACCCCTGCCCAGGCCAACGCAGTACAGCCCAGGTCTTCTCGGCTCCCAGTCAGCAGCCCCAAGCCAGCCTCCCAGTGCAAAACCTCCCTGGGTTACCTGGAACGGAATACCCTACAGTCAACATGTCTGATCTGTTCGACACCCAGTGGGTCAGTTTCCAAAGCCAGGAGCCCCAGAACGCAGGGGGGACCCAAGGCAAGCACGACTCCTCCCTGGGCTTTGAGTCCCCGGCCATCTCCAGCATCGGCGGGATGGAGTTCGACAGCATCCCCGTGGACCAGACTTCCATCACCCTGGAGGGCATCGAGACTGAGGCCTTCCAGAAGCTGCTTATAGACTCCCAGGGGCACGGGGAGCTGAACCAAGCCCTAGAGGAGGCTGCCAGTGGTGGGGAACGACCCCAACAGCCCTCCCTCCCTGCCCAGGGCCACATCATGATGACCTACCCCAGGAGCATCCTGAACTTGATGAACAGAGGCGATGATGACGAGGGGGGCCTGGGGGCGTTCTTTACGAATCCGGCCGCCGGCAACGAGATCTACAACTCCATGGACGACGACGAGCGCTTGATGTCCATTCTGGACCAGTGGCCCAGTCTGGACGGCCAGCCGCCCGTTTAA
- the cunh11orf68 gene encoding UPF0696 protein C11orf68 homolog gives MELPGGEGEGEGEQRPPVPFAAESYAAEAMAADMDPWVIFDARKTPRAEFEDWLETYCPSRVRRFGDPERNAGPVGWIAVYSPDYVPSVGDVVALQQDWERLQASGRPVNFDTVKELALNSGVLTGKWLMHLESGFKVDHAWEGIARATLDGRIAMAKVSPRGPDSSDSRHVICVYNQTFTDQEEVVRLDAAIRATGVKCQLSYKPDVYTYLGIYRKNRWKLCPTIYESRFDLEHMPRRSLITNKVTNTEVT, from the coding sequence ATGGAGCTGCccgggggagagggagagggagaaggggagCAGCGTCCGCCCGTTCCCTTCGCAGCGGAGAGCTATGCTGCTGAGGCCATGGCGGCCGACATGGACCCCTGGGTGATCTTCGACGCCAGAAAGACCCCCAGGGCCGAGTTCGAGGACTGGCTGGAGACTTACTGTCCGTCCCGAGTGCGCCGGTTCGGGGACCCAGAGAGGAACGCGGGTCCCGTCGGGTGGATTGCGGTGTACAGCCCGGATTACGTCCCCAGTGTGGGTGACGTGGTAGCCCTGCAGCAGGACTGGGAGAGGCTGCAGGCCAGCGGGAGGCCGGTGAACTTCGACACGGTCAAGGAGCTGGCCCTGAACAGCGGCGTGCTGACCGGGAAGTGGCTGATGCATCTGGAGTCCGGGTTCAAGGTGGACCACGCCTGGGAGGGCATCGCCCGCGCCACCCTCGACGGCCGCATCGCCATGGCGAAGGTGAGCCCCCGCGGGCCCGACTCCTCGGACAGCAGGCACGTCATCTGCGTCTACAACCAGACCTTCACCGACCAGGAGGAGGTGGTGAGGCTGGATGCTGCCATCCGGGCTACTGGCGTCAAGTGCCAGCTGTCCTACAAGCCTGACGTCTACACCTACCTTGGCATCTACCGTAAGAACCGCTGGAAGCTGTGCCCCACCATTTACGAGAGCCGGTTCGACTTGGAGCACATGCCCAGGCGTTCGCTAATCACCAATAAAGTGACCAACACAGAGGTCACTTAG
- the drap1 gene encoding dr1-associated corepressor isoform X2, translating into MPSKKKKYNARFPPARIKKIMQTDEEIGKVAAAVPVIISRALELFLESLLTKACQVTQSRNAKTMTSSHLKQCIELEQQFDFLKDLVAAVPDMQGDGEDPPAERGERGARRGRKPGSGRKNGGAGMKGKDKKQSGTESEQEDDSEDSETEGEEEEEEEEMVSQPSSTNPHPAARFQRPRSSRILLKFRSKSRPRFIFRETKQARERVGEGQNKKKKKI; encoded by the exons atgccgagtaaaaaaaagaaatataacgCCAGGTTCCCCCCG GCTCGTATAAAGAAGATCATGCAGACGGATGAAGAGATTGGGAAAGTGGCGGCGGCAGTGCCTGTCATTATCT CTCGGGCCCTTGAACTGTTCCTAGAATCCCTCCTGACCAAGGCGTGCCAAGTGACGCAATCCCGAAACGCCAAAACGATGACCTCGTCACATCT AAAGCAGTGTATTGAGCTGGAGCAGCAGTTTGACTTCCTGAAGGACCTGGTAGCGGCTGTGCCCGACATGCAGGGAGACGGCGAGGACCCCCCCgcggagaggggggagaggggggcgcGCAG agggAGAAAGCCGGGATCCGGTCGGAAAAATGGAGGCGCGGGAATGAAAGGGAAAGACAAGAAGCAGTCAGGGACCGAGTCCGAGCAAGAG GATGACTCTGAAGACAGTGAGAcggaaggagaggaggaggaggaggaggaggagatggttTCTCAGCCCAGCAGCACGAACCCCCACCCAGCAGCCAGGTTTCAGAG gccCAGGTCTTCTAGAATCCTCCTGAAATTCCGCTCCAAATCGAGGCCGCGGTTCATcttcagagaaacaaaacaagcaagagAGAGAGTCGGAGAagggcagaacaaaaaaaaaaaaaaaatttaa
- the drap1 gene encoding dr1-associated corepressor isoform X1, with translation MPSKKKKYNARFPPARIKKIMQTDEEIGKVAAAVPVIISRALELFLESLLTKACQVTQSRNAKTMTSSHLKQCIELEQQFDFLKDLVAAVPDMQGDGEDPPAERGERGARRGRKPGSGRKNGGAGMKGKDKKQSGTESEQEDDSEDSETEGEEEEEEEEMVSQPSSTNPHPAARFQSSAAPPYLQMGSMQAVLGVPVTTPPAPPPAPPPRHHEGSDDEDYDS, from the exons atgccgagtaaaaaaaagaaatataacgCCAGGTTCCCCCCG GCTCGTATAAAGAAGATCATGCAGACGGATGAAGAGATTGGGAAAGTGGCGGCGGCAGTGCCTGTCATTATCT CTCGGGCCCTTGAACTGTTCCTAGAATCCCTCCTGACCAAGGCGTGCCAAGTGACGCAATCCCGAAACGCCAAAACGATGACCTCGTCACATCT AAAGCAGTGTATTGAGCTGGAGCAGCAGTTTGACTTCCTGAAGGACCTGGTAGCGGCTGTGCCCGACATGCAGGGAGACGGCGAGGACCCCCCCgcggagaggggggagaggggggcgcGCAG agggAGAAAGCCGGGATCCGGTCGGAAAAATGGAGGCGCGGGAATGAAAGGGAAAGACAAGAAGCAGTCAGGGACCGAGTCCGAGCAAGAG GATGACTCTGAAGACAGTGAGAcggaaggagaggaggaggaggaggaggaggagatggttTCTCAGCCCAGCAGCACGAACCCCCACCCAGCAGCCAGGTTTCAGAG CTCCGCGGCGCCGCCCTACCTGCAGATGGGCTCCATGCAGGCGGTGCTGGGGGTGCCGGTGACCACGCCCCCAGCCCCGCCCCCGGCCCCGCCCCCCAGGCACCACGAGGGCAGCGATGATGAGGACTATGACTCCTAG
- the drap1 gene encoding dr1-associated corepressor isoform X3: MPSKKKKYNARFPPARIKKIMQTDEEIGKVAAAVPVIISRALELFLESLLTKACQVTQSRNAKTMTSSHLGRKPGSGRKNGGAGMKGKDKKQSGTESEQEDDSEDSETEGEEEEEEEEMVSQPSSTNPHPAARFQSSAAPPYLQMGSMQAVLGVPVTTPPAPPPAPPPRHHEGSDDEDYDS, encoded by the exons atgccgagtaaaaaaaagaaatataacgCCAGGTTCCCCCCG GCTCGTATAAAGAAGATCATGCAGACGGATGAAGAGATTGGGAAAGTGGCGGCGGCAGTGCCTGTCATTATCT CTCGGGCCCTTGAACTGTTCCTAGAATCCCTCCTGACCAAGGCGTGCCAAGTGACGCAATCCCGAAACGCCAAAACGATGACCTCGTCACATCT agggAGAAAGCCGGGATCCGGTCGGAAAAATGGAGGCGCGGGAATGAAAGGGAAAGACAAGAAGCAGTCAGGGACCGAGTCCGAGCAAGAG GATGACTCTGAAGACAGTGAGAcggaaggagaggaggaggaggaggaggaggagatggttTCTCAGCCCAGCAGCACGAACCCCCACCCAGCAGCCAGGTTTCAGAG CTCCGCGGCGCCGCCCTACCTGCAGATGGGCTCCATGCAGGCGGTGCTGGGGGTGCCGGTGACCACGCCCCCAGCCCCGCCCCCGGCCCCGCCCCCCAGGCACCACGAGGGCAGCGATGATGAGGACTATGACTCCTAG
- the LOC121310076 gene encoding protein FAM161A-like: MTLRDEQGERPALQPTQSKPETSARIIRATPVPRSTTVPLYQRLLEESQHRRTAQRRERRAFLLRTQKPFTFAEREKPRRDCKEEEIPEQSWRRLSMKEILENSSQLSSARPLQRSASEFRDPSATFRPHIHEDVPDFQRLHRKFQEKLDEVRSEKAPTVPRPFRLHVTRSTRERILEGLRQDRERERRDKQRRDRRSGKKKPKSREGTWDLPMRPTRSTVLRDAIIR, translated from the coding sequence ATGACCCTGAGGGACGAACAGGGGGAGCGGCCGGCTCTTCAGCCGACGCAGAGCAAGCCGGAGACGAGCGCCAGGATCATCCGCGCCACTCCCGTGCCACGCAGCACGACCGTGCCGCTGTACCAGAGACTGCTGGAGGAATCGCAACATCGCAGGACAGCCCAGCGGCGGGAGAGGAGAGCCTTTCTGCTCAGGACCCAGAAGCCCTTCACCTTTGCAGAGAGGGAGAAACCAAGGAGGGACTGCAAAGAAGAAGAGATCCCAGAGCAAAGCTGGCGCCGCCTGTCCATGAAAGAGATCTTGGAGAATTCCTCCCAGCTCTCCTCCGCCAGGCCCCTGCAGCGCTCCGCATCAGAATTCCGGGACCCGAGCGCGACGTTCCGGCCGCACATCCACGAGGATGTCCCGGATTTCCAGAGGCTGCACCGGAAGTTCCAGGAGAAGCTGGACGAGGTCCGATCGGAGAAAGCCCCCACCGTCCCTCGCCCGTTTCGGCTCCACGTCACCCGCTCCACCAGGGAGAGGATCCTGGAGGGACTGCGGCAGGACAGGGAGCGGGAGAGGCGGGACAAGCAGAGGAGGGATCGCCGGAGCGGGAAGAAGAAACCGAAGAGTCGGGAAGGGACCTGGGACCTTCCCATGAGGCCAACCAGGTCCACAGTGCTGAGAGACGCCATCATAAGGTAA